TGTAATTGATGCAACAGATAAGATCGCTTTTATATAATGTTTCGTCAATCCCTGCCGTCATCTTCGCCGGCTGCGTATAAAACAGTTTTTAAGTAATTGACAAGAAATATGATGGATGGTAAATACGGAGGTGTAAGGAAATGGCATCAACTTGCGAATATCGAACAGTCTGCGGCTGTGAAATAGAGATGCCTATGGCATCCTGCCTGGTTATTTTCGGGGCCTCAGGAGACCTCTCAAAAAGAAAGCTTATCCCGGCTCTTTACAGACTCCATAAGAGCAGCCTGCTGCCAGATAATTTCTTTGTCCTCGGTTCAGGCCGCACTAAGATGGACTCAGGGCAATTCCGCGAGGCAATGTCAATGGAGGTATCAGGTGCAGTTATGAAGGATTTTGACAGCACCTGCTGGAATGATTTTGCAAACAGGATTTATTACACGACCTTTGATTATTCTTCCATCGAGTCATATCAAACACTTAGAAATGAGATAACCGCATTAGAAAAAAGACATGAGACTAATGGAAACCGCATCTTTTACCTGTCACTACCTCCTATAGCCTTTGAAACCGTTATATCCAGTCTCGGCATCACAGGACTTGCTGAAGAAGGACAGGGCAACTATACGCGAATTGTTATTGAGAAGCCCTTTGGCCGTGACCTCATTTCAGCTAAAAGGCTGAACAGACTGCTTAAACACTATTTTGATGAAAGTCAGATATTCCGTATTGACCATTTCATAGCAAAAGAAACCGTACAGAATATTATAATGTTCCGTTTTGCTAATTCCATTTTTGAGCCTTTGTGGAATAATAAATACATAGATCATATTCAGATAAGCGCATCCGAGACAGTGGGGATAGAGAAGAGGGTGGGGTATTATGAGGATGCCGGAGTAATAAGGGATATGTTCCCCAATCACCTGTTTCAGCTCCTTGCCATAACAGCTATGGAACCTCCACCGTTGTTTGGGACAGAGATGGTTAGGGATGAAAAGGTCAAGCTCTTCCGGTCGTTGAGACCATTACCGCTGGACAGACTCGATGAATATGTCGTTTTAGGGCAATATGGAAAGGGTACTATTAACAATGAGACTGTTCCAGGTTACAGGGAAAATAAGGGGGTTTCTCCATCATCTATAACCCCGACATTTGCTGCAATGAAGATATTCATTGATAACTGGAGATGGAAAGAAGTCCCGTTCTTTCTGCGGTCCGGTAAAAGGCTTCATAAGAAAAGTACTGAGATTTCTATTCATTTTAAGGCGGTGCCGCACATGATGTTTTCAGGTCTTTTAGAACAACCTATCACCCCGAATACACTTATCCTGAGGGTGCAGCCTGATGAAGGCATGAGCCTTATCCTCCAGACAAAACAGCCGGGATCAAAGGTATGTATAAATCCGGTTTCCATGGACTTCTCTTACCAAAAAGATATACACCTGGAGGCCTATGAATGGGTGTTGCTCGAGTGCATGCGAGGTGACCAGATGTTGTTTGTCAGGGAGGACGGAGTAGAGCTTACATGGGCCCTGCTCACTCCTGTGATAGAAATGCTTGAATCAACCTTAGAGCCGGGGAAATTCCCGAATTATGAAGCTGGTTCTTCCGGGCCTTCTGAAGCATCTTTATTAATTGAAGGGGATGGCCGCATTTGGCGGCCTTAAAGTATTGAATGACGATGACTATGAGAGAAGAAAAGGCCAGGCTTGCGGCGGGCCTTCGTCCTATCAAACCATAACTTCAAATACAATAATCAAGGAGGTAATTGTCAGAAAACCTAATCCGGAAAGAAAAAAATAGTCTGCAATTTTCTCATAGGTATCTGTCCTGCGCACTGCACGAATAGACACATATGATAATATGCTTGCTGTCATGAACAGCAGAATAGGAATTACAAGCAAATCATCTATTACAGTAGATGCTTTAAGATGCGACACGTTAATGAAGCTTAATATAACAAAACAGAGTCCAAGCAGGTTTGATGATACTGGTAAAATATGGTATGAAATGCTCTTGTCGTTATTAGTGCTCGTGTCCAAGAATTACCTCTAATAAAATGTGATCTCTGACAGTCAGAGTCTTTCCTCAATCTCAAACATTCTACCCCCTGACTTTACAGTCGTCAACAGTATGCTTGTCCATCTGTCTGTTGCACTTCATTATTGAACCGGGTATAATTCCAGCATAGATAAACAAATAATTTAAATGAGGGGGTATCACAATGAGGATTAGACCATTACAGGATTGGGTATTGATCGAGCCAGCAGAGGCGAAGGACGTAACCGCGGGCGGTATAATCATCCCTGACGCTGCTAAGGAGAAACCTGTAGAAGGAAAAGTTCTGGCTGTAGGGAAGGGGCGCTGGGAGGCGCCGGGAAAGAAGTGGGGTAATAAGCCATCGGGAAAAGAGGAAAAGGTTTTCAAGCCCACAGAACTTAAACCGGGAGATCAGGTCCTTTTCGAGAAATATGGAACGACAAAAGTTGATCTGGATGGTAAGGAAGTTATTCTCGTACATGAGTCTGATGTCCTTGGCTGGGTGGGGTAAATGGCAGATCAGTTTCCTTTCCGGATATTTAGTGAAGACAGCCGGGGTTCAGATAGCTGCGTTTTTTTTCATCTTTCTCTTTGCCGGTGTATATAGAGCAAGAGCTGGATCCCCGGATCGCACTGCAGTAATTTATGCTTCGACGGACAGCAAACTTGTGGTCGCAGAAACAATCACCCCGCAGAACCAGCCTTCGCCTGAAGAACAACAGGAGTCTGAACCCGACCAGTCGCCGACATCTGTACCTGTATCACCGGAGCTGTCAGGGACGCAATTAGATGTGTGCAATAGCGTCATGACAGACGGAGCAACATGGCTTGACCGTATACATGCCATGGTGCAGGAAAAGACCTGTCAACCAGCAGTCTGGTTTGACAGCTTCTTTGGTGAAGACCATGTTTTGCTGGATCTCCGGCCTGGTGCTTTTATCATGTTTAGAAATTCAGCCCGTTTGACAGAGGGGCTGAAAGTCGCATATGCTTCCGATTTCTCCATTTCTCTTGATTTACCCAGATGGGAAAGTACACTGAGACATGCGAGTTTATATATAGAGTCAAGATCTGAAATTGACAAAAGCACCGTCCAGCAAGGTCAGCCCATTCAACCTGAACCTGGTCTCAATCAGAAGACGGGGGTCAGACAACCCATCATTGGGGTGCGGATAGATCCGTATATCAAGTCTCTTGCATTATTGATCAGTGTTGATAGTGGCGTCAAAATTAATATGCACCCGAATGCCTTCTTCAGGATGCGGTATCAGTACTCTAAGAAATTAGGAAAGGCTAATATTATCCGGTTATCGGAAATAGCTATGTACCGGGCCGTTGAACATTTCTCCAACACCGTGCGATTTGAAGTCGAACGAAATATCAGTACGTTTTCACTTGTACGGTGGGGCAGCAGCATTAACTATATAGATGACACACCCGGAGTAAAATGGGATACAGGAATAAGTTATTTTACACTACTAACACGAAAGAGCGCAATTTCCTTTGATACGAGTGTGTGGGGAGTGAATGATCCGGAATGGACAATTGAAAATTACCGGGTCGGAGTACTATATCGTCTTAATTTTTACCGGCCATGGCTTTTTTTCGAGATCGAGCCGGAAGTTACATGGCCGGTAGATGAGAAGTCCGGCCACAGAAATCCTGTTTTAGCTCTAATGTCAACCCTTGAAATTCAATTCGGTAAGTAAATCAGACTTCTGTTTGCGGTTTTTCCATTTGACAATACATGTGGTCATAGCGGTGGTACCGGACTTCACTGGGATGAAATTAATGAGGATATTTGAGACCTGTTGTCAATAGATCACACGAAACATAAATATAGTTATTAACTATTATGGATTGTAATGTGCTATGTTTATTCAAATGCTCATTGTGGATTTGGTGGCCCAAAATCATTCCGCCGGGAACACAGGTTCTCCGCTTTCCTCATACCAGCGAAGTATTCCATCCCATATCTCCTGCGCTGTTTCTGCGTACCAGAATAGTTCGCGGTCCTCCGGGTCAATTACACCCTCATCAACAAGAAAGTCCGCATTGAATGCCTGCCTCCAGTAGGTCTCACCAACCAGGATTACTGGAAGAGGTCTGATTGTTCGTGTTTGTACCAGGGTGAGGGTTTCGAAAAGCTCGTCGAAGGTTCCATAGCCTCCCGGGAATGCAATAAGCGCCTTAGCTCGAAGCAGGAAATGGAGTTTACGAATGGCAAAGTAGTGAAAACTGAAACAGAGTTCTGGTGTGATGTATGGGTTCGGATACTGCTCATGGGGCAGATTTATATTCAGTCCGATAGAAGCTGCACCCAGGTCATAAGCGCCTCGATTTGCAGCCTCCATGATTCCGGGACCTCCGCCTGTTACTACTACAATGCGTTTGCTACCTGAATTATGTTTGTGGCTGGTTACCAGGCGGCTTAACTCGCGTGCAATTTCGTAGAAGCGGCTTTTGTCCTGGATTCGTTCTGCTACAGCAATCCTTGCTTGCAGCAGTTTATTGCCGGGGTCTGCGGCAAGTGATTGGCGAAGCATGTCAACTTTGCGCCGGGCGGCAGAAGGCTCTGAAATCCGGGTACTGCCAAATACAACTACGGTATGGGTAATACCGTATTGATTGAGAAAAAACTCGGGTTTAAGATAATCAAGTTGAAGGCGCAGACCTCGGGTATCGTCCCTGTTTAGAAAATCAACATCATGGTCAGCCTGCTGGTAGCTCGGGTTTGCCATTATAGCCTGGATGCGTAACATTGCATCCGGGTCCTCATCGGTGGGCTTGGGCCTCTGCGATGGCAGCGGCTCATGCCGTTTCTGAGGGTGTGCCGGGGCAGGAATTCTTAAGTTACTTTTAGATGGATGCCTGTGGTTATTTTTCATTGATCATAGGTTCTTTCATGTAATTGTCTGCTTCAGTCAGATATTCCATTTCGATTGGAGAAATTCCATCCCCGCATGCAAGATTCCGCAGCCTGTCAAAAAACAGTATTTTCCGTCCCTCTATTGCGCTGTTTTGTGAAGCAACCTGAGTAAAATGTGATACTATTTTTTTTACAGATGATGTTTCAAGCAGTGAGCCGCCTGATTCTTCAGCGAATAAATCCCCGAGGAGATATGGCTGTGAAGCAAAAGATATTTCAGAACACCTGCAGATCTTTTCGTAGACCTCAACAGCAGTCTGTTCTTCCCCGCCCCTTGAAACCAGGATACCTGCTTTTTTTCTATCATCAGTTGTCATGAATTTCTTGATTTCTCTGTATGAATTAATAATTGACGCTGTGTCTGCAGGTACAACAAACAATGCTTCATCTATAATTGGATTAATATAATCTTCAAACTGTCTGATAATTATGATGTCTGTCTCTGCTTCTATGGATTTCAAGGTGTCGAGCATCAAATACTTCTGCGTCTGAGATGAAGATTTGATGTCATCTACAGACAGATGCGGGGCAAGCAGCCTGACCCCGTACGGCCCAATGCACACCAGATCGGACGGTTCGTATCTATCCTGATAATAGTGTTCAAGAGAAACGCCGGGAAGAGAAAGGCCAAGCATAAATGATATGCCGGGAAACCGGACATCTGCATCAATCAGTAATACCCGTACACCATTTTGTGAGAGTGCTGCACCAACTTCGGCACAGAGACTTGCCCCTCTCTGAGGGTCAGCAATATCAACGATGGATACTGATTTATACTTGTTCTGCGTTAAAGGTTCATGAAGCAAGGATAGTTCATTAGCGTCTGTCTGGTTTTGGGAAACAAAATAATGAGATATATCTTCCAACCCCCTGCCCAGACGTTTTTGTTTTTTCATAAGCCTCTCAGTCAGTTTATGATTATCAGGGAGTTGTTAGAGCCAAATTTGTTTGAAACGACATTTGGATTGCCAGGGTCCTCCTTCCAGTCCCCATCTATGCAGAATTTATATTGATAAGCTCCAGGCGGCACTTCAATAACCTTTTTCCATGTCCCGTCTTTCTCACGGGTAGTGACAACGCCCTTGTCAGGTATCCAATTATTGAAATCGCCTGCTATCTTGACGTCTGCGGCACTTGGGTCTTTGTAAACAAAGATGAAGCGATTTGCCGCAGGTACCTGTCTTGCAGCTGCATCAGGTTTTAAATGGGTTAATGATTCCATGACCGCTACAGGAGTTTTATGCATGTCCGGCCCTTCCTGCATAAGAACCTCATCAGCCATTGCTGCATAATCCCAGTGGCCAATGGAGTTTGGCGCGTACATGCTTATAGGGACGCCAAAGCTTGAAGACTCACGCAGTTTTGAGCACTGGCGTACAGGCGTCGAGAATATGATTCCATTAAAATGATTCTTTATCTCATCCAATACCTCTTTTGCAAAACGGCTTCTCCTGTCAAACATAGTAGGCAAAATGAATGTTTCTATGTTATGCCCTGTATGTCTTCTAAGCATTTCTATCGTCTCCAACATCCTGCTTAGCCCGTGCAGGGAAAAGAAACTGGAATCAAGAGGTATTATGACCTCATCTGCAGAGCGCAGTGCGTTAATACTTAATAAACCTAAGTTTGGAGGACAGTCAATAATAATGTAATCAAACTTCTTTTTTAGTTTACCTATGGCATTTTGCAGCCTGCTTTCTTTTTCAGAAAAAAAGGCTATGTCCTGTTCAATGGTAAAAAGCACTATGTTTGCAGGGGCAAGACTTACGTTTTGCACTTCAGTGTTGAGGGTTATATCATCGAGCAGTAACCCTTCTCTCAGAACGTGATAAATCGAAAGGCCAATCTCTTCAGTTTTAATATTATATCCGAGGGTCGAATGGCCCTGAGGGTCCATGTCAATAAGCAGTACCTTCCTGTCCCTTTTAGCCAGACATGCTGAGAGATTAATCGCTGTGGTCGTCTTGCCACAACCGCCTTTTTGGTTAGCAACTGCAATTATCCTCATTTGCACCTCCCGGGATATCCCCGTCTATACCCTTTGTTAAAGGGCGGCATTAATATTTACCTTTCATTTACAGCCGTGGCCTTTCTGAATTTTCCTATAACAATTCTTTTCTTCCGCCACTTGTCCACGTCACGTTGTATATCCGCTATATCAAGTATCCATTCCTGGCCTGAAAGCGCTTCAAATGCGGCATCTTCATAAAAGACCAATATTACATCACCTGTCGCAACGAGGGTTAGATCTTCCAGAGGCCTTTTTATTGTAGGAAGAATCCTTTTTAGTTGATTAATGCTTTTACGTAACCGTTGAACAGAGATGCCCGCATCTATTAATTTTCTTGCTGCCCGGATAGAAATCAGATCCCTGAATGTGTACCGTCCATGACCGCCGCCGGTTCTGTGAGAAGGATTAACCAGGCCTGACGTGTCCCAGTATTGTAATTGACGCCTGCTTATTCCAGCTATGGTACAAATTTGGCTTGCTGTAAACAAATCGTCTTTATTAGAGGGCGTTTTGTGCTGTTTCACCGTTATCATATATAGACTAAAACAATATCCTTGTCAAGAATAAATATACAAAAGATCACCTTTATGTGTCAATTTCTGAAGATGAATAAATGTGATATTTGTGTTAGGATTGACGAATCAGGGGAGACTTAAGTGGAAATCAAAGTATCAGGGAATACGCATACAGGTCTGATCAGGAAGAATAATGAAGATGCATATGCGATATTCCCGGACTTAAACTTGTATATTATTGCAGATGGATTAGGCGGGCATGCGGGAGGAGAGGTGGCAAGCAGGCTGGCGGTAGATGTAATAGGGGCAGAAATGGCCGGAGCGTCAGCAAATGAAGAAATTCTGGAGACAATGCAGCGAGCCATAAAGTCAGCAAATTCATTAATCCAGCTGCAGGCAGAAGATGATTCAAGTCTTCATGGGATGGGGACGACGGTTGTGGTTGTTGCAATAAGTGAAGACAAGGCAGTGATAGCCCATGTAGGGGACAGCAGGGCATATCTGATACGTAAAGACATTATTATGCAAATCACCAAGGACCACACCGTTGTTGAAGAATATATACGGATCGGAATAATGACTCATAAGGATGCATTGTATCATCCATCACGGCGGGTACTCTCCAGGGCAGTTGGTACTGAGGGTGTTGCGAATGCAGATTTTGAGAGCATCAGGATCGAGGCAGGTGACGTATTGCTGCTCTGCACGGACGGTCTGACTAATATGCTTTCGGACAAACAAATCCTGCAGGCGGTATCGGAATTAAGGCCTGATGCAGAGAGCATAACCAACAGGCTTATTGAACTTGCAAATGATAATGGAGGTATTGATAATATTACTGTTATCACATTGTGTGCGCTGTCATGAAAATTGGTCTTGTAAATCTGGGTTGTCCGAAGAATCAGGTTGATTCTGAAATAATGCTTGGCTTACTCCATGAAGCAGGGTTTGAATTTACATCTGATGAAGGTGAGGCTGAGATAATAGTTGTAAATACATGTGGTTTTGTAGATTCGGCAAAAGATGAATCAATTACAACATTGATTGACCTCGGGAGGCTTAAGAAAGAGGGGAGATGCAGGCTTCTGATTGCAGCGGGTTGTCTCCCTCAAAGGTATAAGGAAGACTTGCTGAAAGAGATGCCTGAGATTGATGTGATCGCGGGCACAGGCTCATTTAAGGATGTAATATCCATTTGCAGGGAGTTCAGGGACCGGAGATTCCGGCAGCTTGATGTTCAGCGGGCATACCTGTCTTCACCGGCTGATTATAGTTATGAACACTCACTACCCAGGATTCGAATAAGTCCGGCACATACTGCCTTTTTAAAGATAGCAGAAGGCTGTGATCATTCATGCACATTTTGTATTATCCCTGAGCTGAGGGGCAGGCAAAGAAGCCGAAGCATTGAATCGATAATGAATGAGGCAGAGAGGCTGTCTTCAGAAGGTGTTGTTGAAGTCAATCTGATTGCACAGGATACTACTGCATATGGACGGGATCTCAGAGAGCCAAATGCGCTTCCCCGGCTTCTAAAAAAACTTGCGACCATTGATAATCTTAAATGGATTCGACTCCTGTATACTTATCCTGGTTCTTTTACTAATGAGCTGATCGCTGTAATGGCAGGTGAGGAGAAGATTTGCAATTATATTGATATGCCTGTCCAGCATGTCAATGACAGTATCCTTAGAAGGATGCGCAGGGGACATACTAA
The Nitrospirota bacterium genome window above contains:
- a CDS encoding AAA family ATPase: MRIIAVANQKGGCGKTTTAINLSACLAKRDRKVLLIDMDPQGHSTLGYNIKTEEIGLSIYHVLREGLLLDDITLNTEVQNVSLAPANIVLFTIEQDIAFFSEKESRLQNAIGKLKKKFDYIIIDCPPNLGLLSINALRSADEVIIPLDSSFFSLHGLSRMLETIEMLRRHTGHNIETFILPTMFDRRSRFAKEVLDEIKNHFNGIIFSTPVRQCSKLRESSSFGVPISMYAPNSIGHWDYAAMADEVLMQEGPDMHKTPVAVMESLTHLKPDAAARQVPAANRFIFVYKDPSAADVKIAGDFNNWIPDKGVVTTREKDGTWKKVIEVPPGAYQYKFCIDGDWKEDPGNPNVVSNKFGSNNSLIIIN
- a CDS encoding TIGR00730 family Rossman fold protein; protein product: MKNNHRHPSKSNLRIPAPAHPQKRHEPLPSQRPKPTDEDPDAMLRIQAIMANPSYQQADHDVDFLNRDDTRGLRLQLDYLKPEFFLNQYGITHTVVVFGSTRISEPSAARRKVDMLRQSLAADPGNKLLQARIAVAERIQDKSRFYEIARELSRLVTSHKHNSGSKRIVVVTGGGPGIMEAANRGAYDLGAASIGLNINLPHEQYPNPYITPELCFSFHYFAIRKLHFLLRAKALIAFPGGYGTFDELFETLTLVQTRTIRPLPVILVGETYWRQAFNADFLVDEGVIDPEDRELFWYAETAQEIWDGILRWYEESGEPVFPAE
- a CDS encoding co-chaperone GroES, which translates into the protein MRIRPLQDWVLIEPAEAKDVTAGGIIIPDAAKEKPVEGKVLAVGKGRWEAPGKKWGNKPSGKEEKVFKPTELKPGDQVLFEKYGTTKVDLDGKEVILVHESDVLGWVG
- a CDS encoding Stp1/IreP family PP2C-type Ser/Thr phosphatase; translation: MEIKVSGNTHTGLIRKNNEDAYAIFPDLNLYIIADGLGGHAGGEVASRLAVDVIGAEMAGASANEEILETMQRAIKSANSLIQLQAEDDSSLHGMGTTVVVVAISEDKAVIAHVGDSRAYLIRKDIIMQITKDHTVVEEYIRIGIMTHKDALYHPSRRVLSRAVGTEGVANADFESIRIEAGDVLLLCTDGLTNMLSDKQILQAVSELRPDAESITNRLIELANDNGGIDNITVITLCALS
- the rimO gene encoding 30S ribosomal protein S12 methylthiotransferase RimO; translated protein: MKIGLVNLGCPKNQVDSEIMLGLLHEAGFEFTSDEGEAEIIVVNTCGFVDSAKDESITTLIDLGRLKKEGRCRLLIAAGCLPQRYKEDLLKEMPEIDVIAGTGSFKDVISICREFRDRRFRQLDVQRAYLSSPADYSYEHSLPRIRISPAHTAFLKIAEGCDHSCTFCIIPELRGRQRSRSIESIMNEAERLSSEGVVEVNLIAQDTTAYGRDLREPNALPRLLKKLATIDNLKWIRLLYTYPGSFTNELIAVMAGEEKICNYIDMPVQHVNDSILRRMRRGHTKAGIYKTIDKLRKKIPDVILRTSLIVGFPGETERQFNELIEFVHDVEFDRLGVFTYSQEEGTAAHSMGRQVGEKKRIERQNIIMETQQGISARKNQKLVGSRQIVLVDDQSKDQEFQLEGRTYGHAPEVDGVVYLNCDSGNIPVPGEMVRVDITEVLPYDLVGKIIQG
- a CDS encoding MerR family transcriptional regulator, whose product is MKQHKTPSNKDDLFTASQICTIAGISRRQLQYWDTSGLVNPSHRTGGGHGRYTFRDLISIRAARKLIDAGISVQRLRKSINQLKRILPTIKRPLEDLTLVATGDVILVFYEDAAFEALSGQEWILDIADIQRDVDKWRKKRIVIGKFRKATAVNER
- the zwf gene encoding glucose-6-phosphate dehydrogenase, with product MASTCEYRTVCGCEIEMPMASCLVIFGASGDLSKRKLIPALYRLHKSSLLPDNFFVLGSGRTKMDSGQFREAMSMEVSGAVMKDFDSTCWNDFANRIYYTTFDYSSIESYQTLRNEITALEKRHETNGNRIFYLSLPPIAFETVISSLGITGLAEEGQGNYTRIVIEKPFGRDLISAKRLNRLLKHYFDESQIFRIDHFIAKETVQNIIMFRFANSIFEPLWNNKYIDHIQISASETVGIEKRVGYYEDAGVIRDMFPNHLFQLLAITAMEPPPLFGTEMVRDEKVKLFRSLRPLPLDRLDEYVVLGQYGKGTINNETVPGYRENKGVSPSSITPTFAAMKIFIDNWRWKEVPFFLRSGKRLHKKSTEISIHFKAVPHMMFSGLLEQPITPNTLILRVQPDEGMSLILQTKQPGSKVCINPVSMDFSYQKDIHLEAYEWVLLECMRGDQMLFVREDGVELTWALLTPVIEMLESTLEPGKFPNYEAGSSGPSEASLLIEGDGRIWRP